A section of the Pseudanabaena mucicola str. Chao 1806 genome encodes:
- the rpoC1 gene encoding DNA-directed RNA polymerase subunit gamma (DNA-dependent RNA polymerase catalyzes the transcription of DNA into RNA using the four ribonucleoside triphosphates as substrates; in cyanobacteria the beta' subunit is composed of two distinct genes that produce a gamma and beta' subunit), protein MAKVEQRFDYVKIGLASPDRIRKWGERVLPNGSLVGEVTKPETINYRTLKPEMDGLFCERIFGPAKDWECHCGKYKRVRHRGIVCERCGVEVTESRVRRHRMGFIKLAASVTHVWYLKGIPSYMATLLDMPLRDVEQIVYFNAYVVLNPGIQTEVDGVVVSVNSREIRIRGIDGVERAHLLHPKHLPIVHENQVVEASEAIASAYNLSYKQLLTEDQWIDLEDQIYSEDPVLDGIEVGIGAEAIKQLLQNINLEKEAERLRTDIENSKGQKRAKLIKRLRVVDNFVATGSKPDWMVLDVIPVIPPDLRPMVQLDGGRFATSDLNDLYRRVINRNNRLARLQEILAPEIIVRNEKRMLQEAVDALIDNGRRGRTVVGANNRPLKSLSDIIEGKQGRFRQNLLGKRVDYSGRSVIVVGPNLKIHQCGLPKEMAIELFQPFVIHRLIKTGLVNNIKAAKKLIQRNDPSVWDVLEDVIREHPVMLNRAPTLHRLGIQAFEPLLVSGRAIQLHPLVCPAFNADFDGDQMAVHVPLSIEAQAEARLLMLASNNILSPATGRPIVTPSQDMVLGCYYLTTENPYKQKGAGRYFANFSDVVIAYEQGEIDIHSSVWVRFDGIIEGQGEEKDGEESKVTTLEDGTKVKEFPFRRIREDAEGGLISQYVKTTPGRVIFNQAIYASLAS, encoded by the coding sequence ATGGCGAAAGTGGAACAGCGATTTGACTATGTCAAGATTGGCTTGGCATCACCTGATCGCATTCGTAAATGGGGCGAACGTGTTCTACCAAATGGTAGTTTGGTTGGTGAAGTCACAAAACCTGAAACAATCAACTACCGAACATTAAAGCCAGAAATGGATGGCTTATTTTGTGAAAGAATTTTTGGCCCAGCTAAGGACTGGGAATGCCATTGCGGCAAATATAAGCGGGTGCGCCATCGTGGAATTGTTTGCGAACGCTGCGGCGTAGAGGTAACGGAGTCGCGAGTGCGCCGTCACCGCATGGGATTTATTAAGCTCGCCGCGTCAGTTACTCATGTGTGGTATCTCAAGGGTATCCCTAGTTATATGGCAACCTTGCTGGATATGCCCTTGCGTGATGTTGAGCAAATTGTTTACTTTAACGCCTACGTTGTCCTCAATCCTGGAATTCAAACTGAGGTAGATGGGGTTGTGGTATCTGTTAATAGTCGTGAAATTCGGATTCGCGGTATTGATGGTGTGGAACGTGCTCACTTGCTACATCCGAAGCATTTGCCAATCGTTCATGAGAATCAAGTAGTTGAAGCTAGTGAGGCGATCGCGAGTGCCTACAATCTCTCTTACAAGCAGCTACTGACTGAAGATCAGTGGATTGATCTTGAAGATCAAATCTATTCTGAAGATCCTGTCTTAGATGGCATAGAAGTTGGTATTGGCGCTGAGGCAATTAAGCAATTATTGCAAAATATCAATCTAGAGAAAGAAGCTGAGCGTCTCCGTACTGATATTGAAAACTCTAAAGGGCAGAAACGCGCCAAATTAATCAAGAGGTTGCGCGTGGTTGATAACTTTGTGGCGACTGGCTCGAAGCCTGACTGGATGGTACTGGATGTCATTCCTGTGATTCCGCCTGACTTGCGCCCAATGGTGCAATTAGACGGCGGACGTTTCGCCACCAGCGATTTGAATGATCTCTATCGTCGCGTGATTAACCGTAATAACCGTCTAGCACGTTTACAGGAAATTCTTGCTCCTGAAATTATCGTTCGTAACGAAAAGCGGATGTTGCAAGAAGCGGTTGATGCCTTGATCGATAACGGTCGTCGTGGTCGGACGGTAGTCGGCGCAAACAATCGACCGCTCAAATCACTATCTGACATCATTGAAGGTAAGCAAGGTCGATTTCGTCAAAACTTGTTGGGTAAACGGGTTGACTATTCGGGACGTTCGGTTATAGTCGTTGGTCCTAACCTCAAGATTCATCAATGTGGTCTGCCCAAGGAAATGGCGATCGAGCTATTCCAACCCTTTGTAATTCATCGCTTGATCAAAACAGGTTTGGTTAATAACATCAAGGCTGCCAAGAAGCTGATTCAACGCAATGATCCATCTGTTTGGGATGTCCTCGAAGATGTGATTCGTGAACATCCTGTGATGCTTAACCGCGCACCGACGCTTCACCGTTTGGGTATTCAAGCCTTTGAGCCCTTACTAGTTAGTGGTCGTGCAATTCAATTACATCCTCTTGTCTGTCCTGCCTTTAACGCCGACTTTGACGGTGACCAAATGGCGGTTCACGTTCCTCTTTCCATTGAAGCTCAGGCGGAAGCTCGTTTGTTGATGTTAGCTTCTAACAACATTCTCTCGCCTGCAACAGGTCGTCCGATCGTTACACCTAGCCAAGACATGGTTTTAGGCTGTTATTATCTCACCACCGAAAACCCCTATAAGCAAAAGGGTGCAGGTCGCTACTTTGCCAATTTCAGTGATGTGGTGATTGCCTATGAGCAGGGTGAAATTGATATTCACTCCAGTGTATGGGTTCGCTTTGATGGCATTATTGAGGGTCAAGGTGAGGAAAAAGATGGAGAAGAATCCAAGGTCACAACACTAGAAGATGGCACGAAAGTTAAGGAGTTCCCATTCCGCCGTATTCGTGAGGATGCTGAAGGTGGCTTGATTTCTCAATATGTCAAAACCACTCCTGGACGGGTGATTTTCAATCAGGCAATTTATGCATCTCTGGCTAGCTAA
- a CDS encoding DNA-directed RNA polymerase subunit beta', translating into MADFTISNTDSPEEKKPQRFINRTIDKGQLKKLIAWAFTHYGTTSAANVADQLKSLGFRYATQAGVSISIEDLQVPASKKALLAAAEQEIEETESRYTRGEITEVERFQKVIDTWNVTNENLKDEVVKNFKSNNPLNSVYMMAFSGARGNISQVRQLVGMRGLMADPQGEIIDLPIKTNFREGLTVTEYIISSYGARKGLVDTALRTADSGYLTRRLVDVSQDVIVRENDCGTTRGIKLKAMRDGEKTLIKLSDRLFGRVAAEDIVDPKTGEVIVLRNQEISEDLSLAVQKAGVEEVCVRSAFTCESTRSVCQMCYGWSLAHAELVDIGEAVGIIAAQSIGEPGTQLTMRTFHTGGVFTGEVAEQQRAPYDGVVKYSKKLKVRPMRTRHGEDAFIVEGNGDFTLESAEGKRIYAVTQGSTLLVSDGQKVTQGQLMAEVAATGRTARKTTEKATKALNTGLAGEVLFSDLAIEEKKDRQGNTSYVARGEKGRVWVLAGEVYNLPPGAEPTVQNEQQVNEGDVLAETRLVTEHGGVVRLSEEDSRHNREVEIITASVVLDQAIVKEESYQGREHYILETQGGQSFSLKASPGTKLTNNQVVAELIDDTYHTKSGGIIKFAGVEVAKRSKGKQGYEVVKGGTLLWIPEETHEVNKDASLLMVEENQFIEVGTEVVKDIFSQTAGVVEVFQKNDILREIVIKPGDLHLVDDPQTAMQKNGSLAYPGNEIMPGLVSTELRYVEYLDSTEGPALLLRPVEEYLVPDVPTVPSQESVNQEGRSIGLRAVQRIPYKDGDRVKAIDSVELLKTQLLLEVDTDAPQLAADIEFIPNEKDPGSLRLQLVILESLVIRQDTSGDPAHSNSRTRLLVNDGDRIEPSAVVARTEILCKRAGQIRGIRQGSEVVRRLLVVTDADCITIPCSNPNVQSGDLLRAGDEIGAGVITEESGQVLKIEDGKVIFRIGRPYLVSPGALLQIHDSDLVQRGDNIALLVFERAKTGDIIQGLPRIEELLEARKPKEMCVLARISGTAQVTYDSDDNPEVRIIGDDGTVDDDYSFNAGQSLIISDGQKVSAGEAITDGPANPHDILDIYFHAYKESLGVRQAALIGLQKVQEFLMNEVQSVYQSQGVDISDKHIEVIVKQMTSKVRIEDGGDTTRLPGELVELHQVEQINEAMEITGGAPADYTPVLMGITKASLNTDSFISAASFQETTRVLTEAAIEGKSDWLRGLKENVIIGRLIPAGTGFNAYDTPIVDVDNGYEPDFGYDEEADDVIIDDNTARNYQIIEPRIEPIRVIDKPRSRRSFDDELVDDDVEFDDDDDDEDDDDFDDED; encoded by the coding sequence ATGGCAGATTTCACGATTAGCAACACGGATTCGCCTGAAGAAAAGAAGCCTCAACGCTTTATTAATCGCACCATTGACAAAGGACAGCTAAAAAAGCTGATTGCTTGGGCTTTTACCCATTACGGAACCACTAGTGCCGCTAATGTTGCTGACCAACTGAAGTCCTTAGGCTTCCGTTATGCAACTCAAGCTGGGGTATCGATCAGTATTGAAGATTTGCAAGTTCCTGCCAGTAAGAAAGCTCTGCTAGCAGCAGCAGAGCAAGAAATCGAAGAAACTGAAAGCCGTTATACTAGAGGTGAAATCACTGAAGTAGAACGTTTTCAAAAGGTAATTGATACATGGAACGTTACCAATGAGAATCTCAAGGACGAGGTGGTGAAAAACTTTAAGAGCAACAACCCTCTGAATTCCGTGTACATGATGGCTTTCTCTGGTGCTCGTGGTAACATTTCGCAGGTGCGTCAGCTAGTCGGTATGCGTGGCTTGATGGCAGATCCGCAAGGGGAAATCATTGACTTACCGATTAAAACTAACTTCCGCGAAGGTTTAACGGTTACCGAGTATATCATTTCTTCCTATGGTGCGCGGAAGGGGCTGGTAGATACGGCGCTACGGACGGCTGACTCTGGATACCTGACTCGTCGCCTGGTGGACGTATCGCAGGATGTGATCGTTCGTGAAAATGATTGCGGTACTACGCGCGGCATTAAGCTCAAGGCAATGCGTGATGGGGAGAAGACCTTAATTAAGCTGTCTGATCGCTTATTTGGTCGTGTTGCTGCCGAAGATATTGTCGATCCGAAGACTGGTGAAGTAATTGTATTGCGGAATCAAGAGATTTCCGAAGATCTCTCTTTAGCAGTCCAAAAGGCTGGTGTCGAGGAAGTCTGTGTCCGTTCTGCTTTTACCTGTGAATCGACGCGATCGGTTTGCCAGATGTGCTACGGCTGGAGCTTGGCCCATGCCGAATTAGTAGATATAGGTGAAGCTGTGGGGATTATCGCAGCTCAGTCCATTGGTGAACCTGGTACACAGCTAACCATGCGTACATTCCACACTGGTGGTGTATTTACTGGGGAAGTTGCCGAACAGCAACGCGCTCCCTATGATGGGGTGGTTAAGTACAGCAAAAAGTTGAAAGTTCGCCCCATGCGTACCCGTCATGGTGAAGATGCGTTCATCGTCGAAGGAAATGGAGATTTCACCTTAGAAAGCGCTGAAGGTAAGCGGATTTATGCGGTTACCCAAGGTTCTACTCTCTTGGTCAGTGATGGTCAAAAAGTAACTCAAGGTCAGTTGATGGCTGAGGTTGCAGCAACAGGTCGAACAGCTCGTAAGACTACAGAGAAAGCAACTAAGGCGCTCAATACTGGTTTAGCAGGTGAGGTTTTATTCTCGGATTTAGCGATTGAAGAGAAGAAAGATCGTCAAGGTAACACCAGTTATGTCGCTCGTGGCGAAAAAGGTCGGGTCTGGGTCTTGGCTGGTGAAGTTTATAACTTGCCCCCAGGTGCGGAGCCAACTGTACAAAACGAGCAGCAAGTTAATGAGGGTGATGTTTTAGCGGAAACTCGCTTGGTTACTGAGCATGGAGGTGTGGTGCGTCTCAGTGAAGAAGATAGCCGACATAATCGTGAAGTAGAAATTATTACTGCTTCGGTGGTGCTTGATCAAGCGATCGTCAAAGAAGAAAGCTACCAAGGTCGTGAGCATTACATTCTCGAAACCCAAGGCGGTCAAAGCTTTTCGCTCAAAGCTTCTCCTGGTACAAAGCTGACGAATAATCAGGTAGTTGCGGAATTAATTGATGATACCTATCACACAAAGAGTGGTGGAATTATCAAGTTTGCGGGTGTTGAAGTTGCCAAGCGCAGCAAGGGTAAACAGGGTTATGAGGTTGTCAAGGGCGGTACTTTGCTCTGGATTCCTGAGGAAACCCATGAAGTCAACAAGGATGCTTCGTTGTTGATGGTGGAAGAGAACCAGTTTATCGAAGTTGGTACGGAAGTTGTGAAGGATATCTTCAGTCAAACCGCAGGTGTTGTTGAAGTATTCCAAAAGAATGATATTTTGCGAGAAATCGTCATTAAACCTGGTGATTTACACCTAGTTGACGATCCGCAAACTGCCATGCAAAAGAATGGTTCTTTGGCTTATCCTGGCAACGAAATTATGCCTGGATTGGTTTCGACCGAATTGCGCTATGTGGAATATTTGGATTCGACTGAAGGTCCTGCTTTACTATTGCGTCCTGTTGAAGAGTACCTAGTTCCTGATGTCCCAACAGTACCTAGCCAAGAGTCGGTTAACCAAGAAGGACGTTCCATTGGTTTACGGGCGGTACAACGGATTCCTTATAAGGATGGCGATCGCGTGAAGGCGATTGATAGCGTTGAGCTACTCAAAACCCAATTGTTGTTGGAAGTTGATACAGACGCGCCCCAATTGGCTGCTGATATCGAGTTTATTCCTAACGAAAAAGATCCTGGTAGCTTGCGTTTGCAGTTGGTTATCCTCGAATCCCTTGTGATTCGTCAAGATACCTCTGGTGATCCAGCTCATAGCAATTCACGAACTCGTCTACTCGTGAATGATGGCGATCGCATTGAACCTAGTGCAGTCGTGGCTCGTACAGAGATCCTCTGCAAACGCGCAGGTCAAATTCGCGGTATTCGCCAAGGCTCGGAAGTAGTACGCCGACTGCTTGTAGTTACTGACGCTGATTGCATCACGATTCCTTGTTCTAATCCCAATGTCCAATCTGGCGATCTTTTGAGAGCGGGGGATGAAATTGGTGCAGGTGTAATTACTGAAGAATCAGGTCAAGTACTCAAGATTGAAGATGGCAAGGTGATCTTCCGTATCGGTCGTCCTTACCTTGTATCTCCTGGTGCATTGCTGCAAATCCATGATTCAGATCTTGTCCAACGGGGTGATAACATTGCGCTACTTGTCTTTGAACGGGCGAAAACAGGGGACATTATCCAAGGTCTACCTCGGATTGAAGAACTGCTCGAAGCCCGTAAGCCTAAAGAAATGTGCGTACTTGCCCGTATCTCAGGAACTGCTCAAGTGACCTATGATTCTGACGATAATCCTGAGGTGAGAATTATTGGTGATGACGGCACGGTAGATGATGACTACTCTTTCAATGCTGGTCAAAGCCTTATCATTTCTGATGGTCAGAAAGTTTCAGCAGGAGAAGCGATTACAGACGGACCTGCTAATCCCCATGATATCCTCGACATTTACTTCCATGCTTATAAGGAATCCCTTGGAGTTCGCCAAGCAGCACTCATTGGTTTACAGAAGGTACAAGAGTTCTTGATGAATGAAGTACAATCGGTATACCAATCTCAAGGCGTAGATATTTCTGATAAGCACATTGAAGTAATTGTTAAGCAGATGACCTCTAAGGTTCGCATTGAGGATGGTGGCGATACAACCCGTCTCCCTGGAGAACTTGTGGAACTCCATCAAGTTGAGCAAATTAATGAGGCGATGGAAATAACAGGTGGTGCACCTGCGGACTATACGCCAGTATTGATGGGTATCACTAAAGCGAGTCTGAATACCGATAGTTTTATCTCGGCGGCTAGCTTCCAAGAGACCACTCGTGTACTCACGGAAGCGGCGATCGAAGGCAAGTCTGATTGGTTGCGTGGTCTAAAGGAAAACGTCATTATTGGTCGTTTGATTCCTGCGGGTACTGGTTTCAACGCTTATGATACGCCTATCGTCGATGTCGATAATGGCTATGAGCCAGATTTTGGTTACGACGAAGAAGCGGATGATGTGATTATTGATGACAATACAGCCCGTAACTATCAAATCATTGAGCCACGCATTGAGCCAATTCGGGTCATTGATAAGCCTCGTAGTCGCCGTAGCTTTGATGATGAGCTAGTGGATGATGATGTGGAATTTGACGATGACGATGACGATGAAGATGACGATGATTTTGATGATGAAGACTAA
- the gltX gene encoding glutamate--tRNA ligase yields MSVRVRIAPSPTGNLHIGTARTAVFNWLYARHHKGKFILRIEDTDRERSKDEYTQNILEGLAWLGIDFDEGPFFQTQRSDRYIAAVQKLLDKKKAYFCYCTETELDAIREAQKANKQAPRYDNRHRYLTDDQRQVFEAEGRRPVIRFIIEEPRTITWNDLVRGTVSWSSSDLGGDMVIARIDDQGNIGLPLYNFAVVVDDIDMQITQVIRGEDHIANTAKQILVYEALGATPPQFGHTPLILNQQGAKISKRDGATSVWEFRNMGYIPEAFNNYMALLGWSPADGKELFTLQEASQIFSFDRVNKAGARFDWDKLNWINSQYLHSLPTEDVCDRLTPFLKGSGYDLTSVDRQWLLDLTKLIAPSLTLLTDAATISKFFFMDFEDYTEEAKTTLQGEAIAGIIKALIDALKETSDLDTDSAGEIIKAVTKSQGIKKGVVMKSLRAALTGDLHGPEILPTFVLLHRKGLALPRLQRALAVHN; encoded by the coding sequence ATGTCTGTTCGAGTTCGTATTGCACCAAGTCCTACGGGTAACTTACATATAGGCACTGCCCGCACGGCTGTATTTAATTGGCTATATGCCCGTCATCACAAGGGAAAATTTATTCTCAGAATCGAAGATACCGATCGCGAAAGATCTAAGGATGAATATACTCAAAATATTTTGGAAGGTTTAGCTTGGTTAGGAATTGATTTTGATGAGGGACCATTTTTTCAAACCCAGCGCAGCGATCGCTATATTGCCGCAGTCCAAAAACTCCTCGATAAAAAGAAGGCATATTTCTGCTATTGTACAGAAACTGAGCTAGATGCAATACGGGAAGCCCAAAAAGCTAATAAACAAGCTCCTCGCTACGATAATCGCCATCGCTATCTGACCGACGATCAACGTCAAGTCTTTGAAGCAGAAGGTCGTCGTCCTGTCATTCGTTTCATCATTGAGGAACCTCGCACGATCACTTGGAATGATCTTGTACGCGGTACTGTCTCTTGGAGCAGTAGCGATCTCGGAGGTGACATGGTGATTGCTCGCATTGACGATCAAGGCAATATTGGCTTGCCTCTGTATAACTTTGCGGTGGTTGTCGATGATATTGATATGCAGATTACCCAAGTCATTCGTGGGGAAGACCATATTGCCAATACCGCTAAGCAAATTCTAGTTTATGAGGCTCTGGGGGCAACACCTCCTCAATTTGGACATACTCCTCTAATTCTCAATCAACAAGGCGCAAAAATTTCTAAACGTGATGGCGCAACTTCCGTTTGGGAATTTCGGAATATGGGTTATATTCCCGAAGCATTTAATAACTACATGGCACTGCTTGGCTGGTCACCAGCCGATGGGAAGGAACTCTTCACCCTCCAAGAAGCATCGCAAATCTTCAGTTTTGATCGCGTTAATAAAGCGGGTGCGAGGTTTGATTGGGATAAACTCAATTGGATAAATAGCCAATATTTGCATTCTCTACCGACTGAGGATGTTTGTGATCGCCTGACTCCCTTTCTAAAAGGATCTGGCTATGACCTGACATCAGTAGATCGCCAATGGTTACTCGATCTTACTAAATTGATTGCCCCCAGCTTGACCTTGCTCACCGACGCGGCAACGATTAGCAAGTTCTTCTTTATGGACTTTGAAGACTATACTGAGGAGGCGAAAACTACTCTCCAAGGTGAGGCGATCGCAGGTATTATCAAGGCTTTGATTGATGCATTGAAGGAAACTTCAGATTTAGATACCGATAGTGCAGGTGAAATTATTAAAGCTGTTACCAAATCACAGGGCATAAAAAAAGGTGTGGTGATGAAGTCCCTACGGGCTGCCCTTACAGGTGACCTGCATGGACCTGAGATTTTGCCGACCTTTGTACTGCTGCACCGCAAAGGCTTAGCATTACCGCGTCTACAAAGAGCTTTAGCTGTACATAACTAA
- a CDS encoding flavin monoamine oxidase family protein, translating to MMGSAYSACSEKSQGHIATSSKKRVVVIGAGLSGLAAAQELHGHGHAVVVVEARDRIGGRIWTSSKWTDMPLDFGATWIHGTQGNPLTDLADKINAKRMTTSYDRATTYNTSGELLSNSEEVNLKNFRKKVFRELKKAQKEDPDVSIRQAIEPLIRQFEESSESNRFINFILSGEIEQEYAGSTERISTHFYDSAQKFDGNDDLFVQGFGVIPEFLAQGLRIELGQVVKEIQWHQPPIRVITQKTEFLADHVIVTLPLGVLQAGKVRFIPELPQSKQTAIANLGMGVLNKCYLRFSDTFWSADVDWLGYISASHGEWTEWVSFNRVANKPILLGFNAAERGRTIESWSDRQIVASAMQTLRKIYGDSIPEPIDYQMTRWATDPYSLGSYSYNPVGAVPKMRQELAAPIREALFFAGEASNEDYFGTAHGAYLSGLRAANEIQNIS from the coding sequence ATGATGGGATCTGCTTATAGTGCTTGTAGTGAAAAATCGCAAGGACATATAGCAACATCTAGTAAGAAGCGTGTTGTGGTGATTGGTGCTGGGTTGTCAGGTCTTGCTGCTGCTCAAGAATTGCATGGACATGGGCATGCAGTTGTTGTCGTTGAGGCTCGCGATCGAATCGGTGGTCGGATTTGGACAAGTTCTAAATGGACTGATATGCCCTTAGATTTTGGAGCAACATGGATACATGGAACTCAGGGCAATCCATTAACGGATTTGGCTGACAAAATCAATGCGAAACGGATGACAACGAGTTACGACAGGGCAACAACGTACAACACCTCTGGAGAACTACTCTCCAATTCAGAAGAAGTCAACTTGAAAAATTTCAGAAAAAAAGTATTCAGGGAGTTGAAGAAGGCTCAGAAAGAAGATCCAGATGTCTCGATAAGACAAGCAATTGAACCGTTGATCCGCCAATTTGAAGAATCCTCAGAGTCAAACCGCTTCATAAACTTTATTCTGAGTGGTGAGATTGAACAGGAGTATGCGGGAAGCACTGAAAGAATCTCTACTCATTTTTATGATAGTGCTCAAAAATTTGATGGTAATGATGACCTATTCGTACAAGGATTTGGAGTCATTCCAGAATTTCTAGCTCAAGGGTTACGGATCGAACTGGGTCAGGTGGTGAAGGAAATTCAATGGCATCAGCCCCCCATTCGTGTGATCACCCAAAAGACCGAGTTTCTAGCCGATCATGTCATAGTCACTCTGCCGCTAGGAGTTTTGCAAGCTGGAAAGGTGCGTTTCATCCCCGAATTACCCCAGAGTAAACAAACTGCGATCGCTAACCTAGGCATGGGTGTCCTGAACAAATGCTATCTTCGATTTTCTGATACTTTTTGGTCTGCTGATGTGGATTGGTTGGGGTATATTTCGGCAAGTCATGGTGAGTGGACAGAGTGGGTAAGCTTTAATCGAGTAGCAAATAAGCCCATATTGCTGGGATTTAATGCTGCTGAACGGGGAAGAACCATTGAATCATGGTCGGATCGACAAATTGTTGCGAGTGCAATGCAAACCTTAAGGAAAATCTATGGAGATAGCATTCCTGAACCAATTGACTATCAAATGACTCGTTGGGCAACAGATCCCTATTCGTTGGGTTCATATTCTTACAATCCTGTTGGTGCTGTGCCAAAGATGCGCCAAGAGCTTGCTGCGCCTATAAGAGAAGCTTTGTTTTTCGCAGGCGAAGCCTCTAATGAGGACTATTTCGGGACTGCTCATGGTGCATATTTATCTGGTTTGCGTGCAGCCAATGAAATTCAGAATATAAGTTAG
- the ureE gene encoding urease accessory protein UreE, translating to MYILTQRLSTQAKQLFNTESLLTLSLIAEDRTRSRHRFTTVEGEEVNLQLPRGTVLKEGDFLADEHGQAIAKVIAKPEPVVTVTTHHPLEFLRAAYHLGNRHIALEINETYLRLSPDPVLEDMVRKMGLQVIEEVQPFQPETGAYHHHHDH from the coding sequence ATGTATATTCTCACACAACGTTTATCTACGCAGGCAAAGCAATTATTTAATACTGAATCTTTACTTACATTGTCTTTAATTGCGGAAGATAGAACTCGTAGTCGTCATCGCTTTACTACAGTGGAAGGAGAAGAGGTGAATTTACAACTTCCTAGAGGAACTGTCCTAAAGGAAGGAGATTTTCTTGCTGATGAGCATGGTCAGGCGATCGCTAAAGTCATTGCCAAACCAGAACCCGTTGTCACTGTTACCACCCACCATCCTCTTGAGTTCCTTCGTGCCGCCTACCATTTAGGAAACCGTCACATAGCCTTAGAAATTAACGAAACTTATTTGCGCCTATCTCCCGATCCTGTTCTCGAAGATATGGTTCGCAAAATGGGGCTGCAAGTCATCGAAGAAGTTCAGCCATTCCAACCTGAAACTGGCGCTTACCATCATCACCATGATCACTGA
- a CDS encoding urease accessory protein UreF: protein MITDSNASQILRLLQITSPALPVGAYSYSEGIEYLCSSGVIQTDADLYYWLKREMRFGFISNETTIALRAHQAMLKNDLVALKYWNSWLSATRETEEVRLASWQMGQSLMRLWAQLDDQQLWQSQSINQILPTAKENAEGQGCNYAIAFGIVAANLEIDAINTVLGYTHSWVSNLVSAAVRSVPFGQTAGQQVIYRLNADILQSSQLALDRLDSELEWCGWGASLASANHETQYSRLFRS, encoded by the coding sequence ATGATCACTGATTCAAATGCTTCGCAAATATTGCGTCTCTTGCAAATTACTAGTCCTGCTCTGCCTGTGGGAGCCTACAGTTATTCAGAAGGAATTGAGTATCTTTGCAGTTCAGGCGTGATTCAAACTGATGCAGATCTCTATTATTGGCTAAAGAGAGAAATGCGATTTGGATTTATCTCCAACGAAACGACGATCGCTCTCCGCGCCCATCAAGCAATGCTCAAAAATGATCTAGTTGCCCTGAAATATTGGAATAGTTGGTTGTCAGCGACAAGGGAGACTGAAGAAGTACGTCTCGCTAGTTGGCAAATGGGACAGTCATTGATGAGGCTCTGGGCGCAGCTTGACGATCAGCAATTATGGCAATCACAATCTATAAATCAGATTTTGCCAACCGCTAAAGAGAATGCCGAAGGTCAGGGTTGTAACTATGCGATCGCTTTTGGCATTGTCGCTGCAAATTTAGAAATTGATGCCATTAATACTGTCCTTGGCTATACTCATAGCTGGGTATCGAATTTAGTGAGTGCGGCTGTGCGATCGGTTCCCTTTGGACAAACCGCAGGACAGCAAGTGATCTATCGACTCAATGCCGATATTTTACAAAGCTCGCAATTAGCATTAGATCGTCTAGATAGTGAGTTGGAATGGTGTGGCTGGGGAGCAAGTTTAGCCAGCGCCAATCATGAAACACAATATTCACGACTATTCCGTAGCTAA